In Candidatus Saccharibacteria bacterium oral taxon 488, a single window of DNA contains:
- a CDS encoding L-lactate dehydrogenase, translating to MNRQKLVIVGAGGMVGATAAYACALRSVVEEIVLIDRNPDLAWGQAADINDAMGIDRCVVVRPGSYDDIKTDDIVVITAGAPQQPGQTRLELLGVNAEIMRGTIRNIMKNGAHPYIIVVSNPVDALTYVALKESGLPKGRVFGTGTTLDTSRLKSYIADQLDVHSREVDAYILGEHGDSSFATIESAQVGEVPLADYPGFKPAMVDGIEEKIRQRAYRVIETKRSTYYAIGFVISKIVSALRSSSRSVYPVCSLVEGEYGLHDVVLGLPSTICADGVKILTGYPLNEREQAALRHSAEVVTEAIRSLE from the coding sequence ATGAATAGACAGAAGTTGGTGATCGTCGGTGCGGGTGGCATGGTCGGTGCGACGGCGGCGTACGCCTGTGCACTGCGGAGTGTAGTTGAGGAAATTGTGTTGATCGACCGCAACCCTGACTTGGCGTGGGGGCAGGCGGCTGATATCAATGACGCAATGGGAATTGATCGGTGTGTTGTGGTGCGGCCAGGCAGTTATGACGATATCAAGACTGATGATATCGTGGTTATCACCGCTGGTGCGCCGCAGCAGCCGGGGCAGACACGATTGGAGTTACTTGGCGTGAACGCTGAGATTATGCGTGGGACTATTAGGAATATTATGAAAAATGGTGCTCATCCATATATCATTGTAGTGTCGAATCCGGTCGATGCATTAACGTATGTGGCGCTGAAGGAATCGGGCTTGCCAAAGGGTCGGGTGTTTGGTACCGGAACGACGCTCGATACGTCGCGGCTTAAGTCGTATATCGCGGATCAGCTAGATGTACATAGTCGAGAGGTTGATGCCTATATTTTAGGGGAGCATGGTGATTCATCATTTGCGACAATTGAATCAGCGCAAGTCGGTGAGGTACCACTTGCTGATTATCCGGGATTTAAGCCAGCGATGGTCGACGGTATTGAGGAGAAAATTCGTCAGCGGGCATACCGGGTGATCGAGACCAAGCGGTCGACGTATTATGCAATTGGTTTCGTTATCTCCAAGATTGTCTCGGCACTACGCTCATCGTCGCGTTCAGTATATCCAGTTTGCTCACTGGTTGAGGGCGAGTATGGACTGCACGATGTAGTGCTTGGCCTACCGTCAACGATTTGTGCAGATGGTGTAAAAATCTTGACAGGGTATCCGCTTAATGAGCGCGAGCAGGCGGCGCTACGTCATTCAGCCGAGGTGGTAACGGAGGCAATTCGTAGTTTAGAGTAA
- the tuf gene encoding elongation factor Tu: protein MADAFDRSKPHVNVGTMGHVDHGKTTLTAAITAVLAKRLPSAVNKPIAYDQIDNAPEERQRGITIASSHQEYESPNRHYAHVDMPGHADYVKNMITGAAQVDGAILVIAATDGPMPQTREHVLLAKQVGVPKIVVFLNKMDMADADMVELIEEEVRELLAKNGFDENAPIIKGSALKALEGDEKYEDAIMELVDAMDSYIPEPPRDMDKPFIMPIEDVFSIKGRGTVATGRIEQGVVKLNDEVEIVGIRPTQKSVVTGIEAFKKSLDQGQAGDNAGVLLRGIERSDIERGQVLAKPGTITPHTEFEAEVYILKKEEGGRHTPFSKGYKPQFYFRTTDVTGEVELPADKEMVMPGDTVTFKVKLLAPIAMEQGLNFAIREGGRTVGAGVVTKINK, encoded by the coding sequence ATGGCAGATGCATTTGACCGAAGCAAGCCGCACGTGAACGTCGGTACTATGGGCCACGTTGACCACGGCAAGACGACACTGACCGCCGCAATTACGGCAGTGCTCGCAAAGCGCCTCCCAAGCGCAGTTAACAAACCCATTGCGTACGACCAGATCGATAACGCACCAGAAGAGCGCCAGCGCGGTATTACCATCGCCAGCTCACACCAAGAATACGAGTCACCGAACCGTCATTATGCACACGTTGACATGCCAGGCCACGCTGACTACGTCAAGAACATGATCACTGGTGCTGCCCAGGTTGATGGCGCGATCCTCGTGATTGCGGCAACCGACGGCCCGATGCCACAAACCCGCGAGCACGTGCTGCTGGCGAAGCAGGTTGGCGTGCCAAAGATCGTTGTCTTCCTCAACAAGATGGACATGGCTGACGCAGATATGGTCGAGCTGATTGAGGAAGAGGTTCGTGAACTGCTTGCCAAGAACGGCTTTGACGAGAATGCTCCAATTATCAAGGGTTCGGCTCTTAAGGCATTGGAGGGCGATGAGAAGTACGAAGACGCCATCATGGAGCTGGTTGATGCTATGGATAGCTATATCCCAGAGCCACCACGCGACATGGACAAGCCATTCATTATGCCAATTGAGGACGTCTTCTCGATCAAGGGTCGCGGTACTGTGGCAACTGGTCGTATCGAGCAGGGTGTTGTTAAGCTGAACGACGAGGTTGAAATCGTTGGTATCCGCCCAACTCAGAAATCAGTAGTCACTGGTATTGAGGCGTTTAAGAAGTCTCTGGATCAGGGTCAAGCAGGTGACAATGCCGGCGTTTTGCTACGCGGTATTGAGCGCAGCGATATTGAGCGCGGTCAGGTTTTGGCTAAGCCAGGTACGATTACACCACACACCGAGTTTGAAGCTGAGGTGTACATCCTGAAGAAGGAAGAAGGCGGTCGCCACACTCCATTCTCCAAGGGTTACAAGCCACAGTTCTACTTCCGCACCACTGACGTGACGGGTGAAGTTGAGCTGCCAGCTGACAAAGAAATGGTCATGCCAGGCGACACCGTAACCTTCAAGGTTAAGTTGCTCGCCCCAATCGCTATGGAGCAAGGTTTGAACTTTGCCATCCGCGAAGGTGGCCGTACCGTTGGTGCTGGTGTGGTGACAAAGATTAACAAATAG